From one Prochlorococcus marinus str. MIT 0912 genomic stretch:
- a CDS encoding diacylglycerol/polyprenol kinase family protein, with translation MPIQIAIFIIALWIIIILLIAFLCKRYFPKKEELSRKIIHIGTGPVILLAWLFDIPKNLAFLTALLITLGLGVNYQYRLLPAIEDIERKSFGTIAYGSSITLLLLLFWPRYASSISIGVLSMAFGDGLAGLIGRSINSPKWAILGQTKSIAGTLTMGSVVALTTSIISSTNDLGIQPLEIIVISLIATFLEQISPWGIDNLTVPIGVTCIGIWLVGI, from the coding sequence TTGCCTATTCAAATAGCTATTTTTATTATTGCGTTATGGATAATAATAATTTTATTAATTGCATTTTTATGTAAAAGATATTTTCCTAAAAAAGAAGAGTTAAGTAGAAAAATTATTCATATTGGAACAGGGCCAGTAATTTTATTAGCCTGGTTATTTGATATTCCAAAAAATTTAGCTTTCTTAACTGCATTATTAATCACCTTAGGCTTAGGTGTTAATTATCAATATCGTTTATTACCTGCCATTGAAGATATCGAAAGGAAGAGTTTTGGAACAATTGCATATGGTAGCAGTATCACACTTTTACTTTTACTTTTCTGGCCTCGCTATGCATCATCCATTTCGATAGGTGTACTATCAATGGCTTTTGGGGATGGATTAGCAGGTTTAATCGGAAGGTCTATTAACTCTCCAAAATGGGCAATACTTGGTCAAACGAAATCGATTGCTGGTACATTAACAATGGGTTCAGTCGTAGCTCTAACGACTTCAATAATCTCTTCAACTAATGATTTAGGTATACAACCTCTAGAAATTATAGTCATCTCTCTAATAGCAACTTTTTTAGAACAAATAAGTCCATGGGGAATTGACAATTTAACTGTTCCTATTGGAGTTACTTGTATAGGAATATGGTTAGTAGGGATATAA
- a CDS encoding RpoD/SigA family RNA polymerase sigma factor, giving the protein MGIPLESAKEISDVSSGKSNTASTSQKLSASTVSSQKSRSSRRQSNRLATDAIGFYLTSIGRVPLLTPAEEIELAHHVQQMKDLLRLPLEQRSTRQKHKIKMGKRARDRMMAANLRLVVSVAKKYQNQGLELLDLVQEGAIGLERAVDKFDPAMGYKFSTYAYWWIRQGMTRAIDNSARTIRLPIHISEKLSKMRRISRELSHRFGRQPNRLELANAMGIEPQDLEDLVSQSAPCASLDAHARGEEDRSTLGELIPDPNSDEPMEGMDRSIQKEHLGGWLSQLNEREQKIMRLRFGLDGEEPLTLAEIGRQINVSRERVRQLEAKAILKLRVMTTHQNAA; this is encoded by the coding sequence ATGGGGATCCCGCTGGAATCTGCCAAGGAAATTTCTGATGTTTCATCAGGGAAGTCTAATACGGCAAGCACAAGTCAAAAACTATCTGCATCAACTGTAAGTAGTCAAAAATCTCGAAGTTCTCGAAGACAAAGTAATCGTCTAGCTACTGATGCGATAGGTTTCTATCTCACAAGTATTGGAAGAGTCCCACTTCTGACACCTGCGGAAGAAATTGAGCTTGCTCATCATGTGCAACAAATGAAAGATTTATTGCGCCTTCCTTTAGAACAACGCTCTACCCGTCAGAAACACAAAATAAAAATGGGTAAGCGGGCAAGAGATCGCATGATGGCTGCGAATCTGCGACTTGTTGTAAGTGTTGCAAAAAAATATCAAAACCAAGGCCTCGAATTACTCGATTTAGTACAAGAAGGTGCAATTGGATTAGAAAGAGCTGTTGATAAATTTGATCCTGCAATGGGTTATAAATTTTCAACCTATGCCTATTGGTGGATAAGACAAGGGATGACTCGTGCCATTGATAACAGTGCTAGAACTATTCGACTACCAATACATATCAGCGAAAAACTTTCAAAAATGCGCCGCATATCGCGTGAATTATCTCATCGATTTGGTAGACAACCAAATCGACTAGAGTTGGCAAACGCTATGGGAATTGAACCTCAAGATCTAGAAGATCTAGTCTCGCAAAGCGCGCCATGTGCGTCTCTTGATGCTCATGCAAGAGGCGAAGAAGATCGGAGCACTCTTGGAGAACTAATTCCAGACCCAAATTCTGATGAGCCCATGGAAGGAATGGATAGAAGCATTCAAAAAGAACACCTTGGAGGATGGTTATCTCAATTAAATGAGAGAGAGCAAAAAATCATGAGACTTCGCTTTGGCCTCGACGGAGAAGAACCACTCACTCTGGCTGAAATTGGAAGACAAATAAATGTTTCGAGAGAGCGTGTCAGACAACTTGAGGCAAAAGCAATTTTAAAATTGAGAGTAATGACTACTCATCAAAACGCTGCTTAA
- the acnB gene encoding bifunctional aconitate hydratase 2/2-methylisocitrate dehydratase, with protein MLKNYLSHVAEREALGIPPLPLDAKQTKDLTELLEKPDKESDNNLLLDLLVNRIPPGVDQASYVKATWLSSIAQEESKSPLVSPLKATELLGTMIGGYNVAALIEILKSNNKDLAAAACEALSNTLLVYDALNDILELAKNNIYAEKVIKSWSNGEWFTNKEPLAQEITLTVFKVEGETNTDDLSPATHATTRPDIPLHALAMLETRDPNGLSTIEELKKRGYPIAYVGDVVGTGSSRKSAINSVLWHTGQDIPFVPNKRGSGVVIGGKIAPIFFNTAEDSGALPIECDVSNLKTGDVITIFPYKGEVRRSESETNNGELLSKFDLKPQTITDEVRAGGRIPLMIGRALTDKVRTKLKLSPSTLFIRPGQPPASKHGFTQAQKMVGKACGLEGVLPGSSCEPIMTTVGSQDTTGPMTRDEMKELACLGFSADLVMQSFCHTAAYPKPVDIKTQKELPDFFAERGGIALKPGDGIIHSWLNRMLLPDTVGTGGDSHTRFPLGISFPGGSGVVAFAAAIGSMPLDMPESVLVRFKGSLQTGVTLRDVVNAIPWMAIQQGLLTVAKANKVNVFNGKILEIEGLPNLKLEQAFELTDASAERSCAGCTIQLSESTISEYLTSNIVLLKNMIARGYKDARTISRRIQEMEDWLKKPDLLSADSDAQYSEIIEIDLNTLKEPVLACPNDPDNVKLLTEVAGTPIQEVFIGSCMTNIGHYRAAAKILEGEGKIAARLWVCPPTRMDEEILKKEGYYEIFEKSGSRMEMPGCSLCMGNQARVEDNSTVFSTSTRNFNNRLGKGAQVFLGSAELAAVCALLGHIPTTDEYLAIASKKVSPLTDEIYRYLNFDEIPNFIEDGRVITKEEEASILQT; from the coding sequence ATGCTTAAAAATTACTTATCACATGTTGCCGAAAGAGAAGCGTTAGGTATCCCTCCGCTTCCGTTAGATGCAAAACAAACTAAAGATTTAACAGAGTTATTAGAAAAACCAGATAAAGAATCCGATAACAACCTCTTACTTGATCTTCTTGTTAATCGAATTCCTCCTGGAGTAGATCAGGCCTCTTATGTCAAAGCAACTTGGCTAAGCTCAATTGCTCAAGAAGAATCAAAAAGTCCTTTAGTAAGTCCTTTAAAAGCAACAGAGCTTTTAGGTACAATGATTGGCGGATATAATGTAGCAGCATTAATTGAAATACTAAAATCTAATAATAAAGATTTGGCCGCTGCAGCATGCGAAGCATTAAGTAATACTCTTTTAGTTTATGATGCCTTGAACGACATTTTAGAATTAGCAAAAAATAATATTTATGCAGAAAAAGTTATAAAAAGCTGGTCTAATGGAGAATGGTTCACTAATAAAGAACCCCTAGCCCAAGAAATAACATTAACAGTATTTAAAGTTGAAGGAGAAACAAATACAGACGACCTCTCTCCGGCAACTCATGCCACAACAAGACCAGATATTCCTTTACATGCTCTAGCGATGCTAGAGACTCGAGATCCAAATGGTTTAAGCACTATTGAAGAATTAAAAAAGAGAGGATATCCAATCGCTTATGTTGGCGATGTCGTTGGAACAGGAAGCTCTAGAAAGTCAGCAATAAACTCTGTTCTTTGGCATACAGGACAAGACATACCTTTCGTGCCAAATAAAAGAGGGAGTGGGGTTGTAATAGGAGGCAAAATTGCGCCTATTTTCTTTAATACTGCTGAAGATTCAGGTGCACTTCCAATTGAATGCGATGTAAGCAATCTCAAAACAGGAGATGTAATTACTATTTTCCCTTACAAAGGAGAAGTTAGAAGAAGTGAAAGTGAGACAAACAATGGAGAGCTTTTATCAAAATTTGACTTAAAACCACAAACTATTACTGATGAAGTAAGAGCAGGTGGGCGAATTCCTTTAATGATTGGAAGAGCTTTGACAGACAAAGTTAGAACAAAATTAAAACTTTCTCCCTCTACTCTTTTTATTCGTCCTGGTCAGCCACCTGCATCAAAGCATGGGTTTACACAAGCTCAAAAAATGGTTGGAAAAGCTTGCGGTTTAGAAGGAGTGCTCCCTGGTTCAAGTTGTGAACCAATAATGACAACAGTTGGTAGTCAAGATACTACTGGTCCGATGACTAGAGATGAAATGAAAGAATTAGCTTGTTTAGGATTTTCTGCCGATTTAGTTATGCAGAGTTTCTGTCATACGGCAGCATATCCAAAGCCCGTTGATATCAAAACTCAAAAAGAACTCCCTGATTTCTTTGCTGAAAGAGGAGGAATAGCATTAAAACCCGGTGATGGAATTATTCATAGTTGGCTAAATAGGATGCTTTTACCGGACACAGTCGGGACAGGTGGCGATAGTCATACACGATTCCCATTGGGAATCTCATTTCCTGGAGGTTCGGGAGTTGTGGCATTTGCTGCAGCTATTGGTTCCATGCCTTTAGATATGCCGGAGTCAGTTCTTGTACGTTTTAAAGGGTCTTTACAAACTGGTGTCACTTTAAGAGATGTAGTTAATGCCATTCCTTGGATGGCTATACAACAAGGTCTTCTGACAGTTGCAAAAGCCAATAAAGTTAATGTATTTAATGGAAAAATACTAGAAATTGAAGGCCTACCAAACCTAAAATTAGAGCAAGCCTTTGAATTAACTGATGCCAGTGCAGAAAGGTCTTGTGCTGGATGTACTATTCAACTCTCTGAATCAACAATCAGTGAATATTTAACAAGCAATATTGTTTTACTTAAAAATATGATTGCTAGGGGATATAAAGACGCAAGAACAATAAGTAGAAGAATTCAAGAAATGGAAGATTGGTTAAAAAAACCAGATTTACTTTCAGCCGACTCAGATGCTCAATACTCAGAAATTATCGAAATAGACTTGAATACACTCAAAGAACCTGTTTTAGCTTGTCCTAATGATCCTGATAACGTCAAACTTTTAACCGAAGTCGCAGGCACTCCAATTCAAGAAGTTTTTATTGGTTCGTGTATGACTAATATTGGTCATTATCGAGCCGCTGCAAAAATTCTCGAAGGAGAAGGGAAAATAGCAGCACGGTTATGGGTATGTCCGCCAACACGAATGGACGAGGAAATCTTGAAAAAAGAAGGATACTACGAGATCTTTGAAAAATCAGGAAGCCGCATGGAAATGCCTGGTTGTTCTCTATGCATGGGCAATCAAGCTCGTGTAGAAGATAATTCAACTGTTTTCTCAACCAGTACAAGAAATTTCAACAATAGATTAGGGAAAGGAGCTCAGGTGTTTTTGGGAAGTGCAGAACTGGCAGCTGTTTGCGCTTTATTAGGGCATATTCCAACTACTGATGAATATCTTGCTATTGCTTCTAAAAAAGTTTCCCCTTTAACTGACGAAATATACAGATACTTAAACTTTGATGAAATACCAAACTTTATTGAAGATGGCCGTGTAATAACAAAAGAAGAAGAGGCCTCTATTTTACAAACCTGA
- a CDS encoding 3-deoxy-7-phosphoheptulonate synthase, producing MSTSSYFSMVDSTSDLHVVETRPLMSPALIHRDLPLDKAASGVVSITRNKIKSILHGQDPRILVIVGPCSVHDVDAAIEYANRLAPLREKYSQKLEIVMRVYFEKPRTTVGWKGLINDPHLDNSYDINTGLRKARGLLLDLAKKGMPAATELLDPVVPQYIADLISWTAIGARTTESQTHREMASGLSMPVGYKNGTDGTATIAINAMQAASKPHHFLGINNDGHASIVSTTGNPDGHLVLRGGKNGTNYHSSAINLIADELAQFKMPGKVMVDCSHGNSNKDFRRQSEVLRDVASQLKGGSKNVMGVMIESHLVEGNQKLNSDLSKLTYGQSVTDACINFSTTEVLLEELAESV from the coding sequence ATGTCCACCTCATCATATTTTTCAATGGTGGATAGCACCTCTGACCTTCATGTGGTCGAGACTCGTCCACTAATGTCCCCTGCATTAATTCATAGAGATTTGCCTTTAGATAAGGCAGCCTCTGGAGTTGTCTCTATTACTCGAAACAAGATTAAATCAATTCTTCATGGTCAAGATCCAAGAATTTTGGTGATTGTTGGACCATGTTCGGTTCATGATGTTGATGCTGCTATTGAATATGCGAATCGATTAGCCCCATTGAGGGAGAAATATAGTCAAAAGCTAGAGATTGTCATGCGTGTTTATTTTGAAAAACCACGTACAACTGTTGGTTGGAAAGGACTTATTAACGACCCTCATCTTGATAATTCTTACGATATTAATACTGGCTTAAGGAAGGCAAGAGGTCTTTTGCTTGATTTAGCCAAAAAAGGAATGCCGGCAGCAACTGAATTACTTGATCCAGTTGTTCCTCAGTATATTGCTGATTTAATTAGTTGGACTGCTATTGGAGCAAGAACGACAGAGAGTCAGACTCATCGTGAAATGGCGTCTGGATTATCAATGCCAGTTGGTTATAAAAATGGTACTGATGGGACAGCGACGATAGCAATTAATGCAATGCAAGCAGCATCAAAACCTCATCATTTTTTAGGAATTAATAACGATGGTCACGCTTCGATAGTGAGTACCACAGGGAATCCAGATGGTCATCTTGTTTTACGAGGTGGTAAAAACGGAACTAATTATCATTCATCTGCAATTAATTTAATTGCAGATGAATTGGCACAATTTAAGATGCCTGGAAAAGTTATGGTTGATTGTAGTCATGGAAACTCTAATAAAGATTTTCGTAGACAATCAGAAGTTTTACGGGATGTTGCATCACAGTTAAAAGGTGGATCAAAAAATGTAATGGGTGTAATGATTGAAAGTCATCTTGTTGAGGGTAATCAGAAATTAAATTCAGATTTGTCAAAACTTACATATGGTCAAAGTGTTACGGATGCATGCATAAACTTTTCTACTACTGAAGTTTTACTAGAGGAGCTAGCTGAATCAGTTTAA
- a CDS encoding ClC family H(+)/Cl(-) exchange transporter, translating into MIKSQSQNPVKKKSSQSIKKLLQRKWLNVILALILTALGAALTGILFKTGIHALEDYRSNLLAYIPRWILLPILGALGGLISGSLIQNFAPAAKGAGVSHIIAFLRHKPVPMGLRVGIVKLFAGIIAIGSGFPLGPEGPAVQMGGSVAWKMAKWLKAPISFRRVIVAAGGGAGIAAIFSAPIGGFVYAIEELLNSARPVVLLLVVVTTFLADSCADILQAIGLDQKAGGFVNNLGFQLERAYTPVIEFFPIDFLYLIFLGILLGFLAEMYCQYVLKMQILGNKWFKNKTVQRMSLSGLLLGSMYSIIPENFHNIEGLQKIIVNENSSFTLAISIFLVLFFASGLAAASGAPGGLFYPMLTLGGAIGLASGIGVEIFTGHVPTTYIFAGMGGFVAGCSRTPLTAMFLAFALTKNLLILKPLLITCIASYLTARIFNEHSIYERQITIEERELT; encoded by the coding sequence ATGATCAAAAGTCAAAGTCAAAATCCCGTTAAAAAAAAATCAAGTCAAAGCATAAAAAAACTTCTTCAAAGGAAATGGCTAAATGTAATTCTCGCTCTCATACTTACAGCTTTAGGAGCAGCATTAACGGGAATATTATTTAAAACTGGGATTCATGCATTAGAAGATTATCGATCAAATCTTCTTGCTTATATTCCTAGATGGATACTTTTACCAATATTAGGAGCATTAGGAGGTTTAATTTCAGGATCGCTCATTCAAAATTTTGCCCCTGCAGCCAAAGGAGCAGGAGTAAGTCACATCATCGCATTTCTTCGCCATAAGCCAGTCCCTATGGGCTTAAGAGTTGGAATAGTAAAACTATTTGCTGGAATAATTGCTATTGGGAGTGGATTTCCACTAGGTCCAGAAGGCCCAGCAGTTCAAATGGGAGGATCTGTTGCATGGAAAATGGCAAAGTGGCTAAAAGCCCCTATTTCATTTCGCAGAGTCATAGTTGCAGCAGGAGGAGGAGCGGGAATTGCAGCAATTTTTAGTGCTCCTATTGGAGGATTTGTCTATGCAATTGAAGAACTTCTAAATTCAGCCAGACCAGTAGTTCTTTTATTGGTAGTCGTAACAACGTTCTTGGCTGATAGTTGCGCTGATATTTTGCAAGCGATTGGACTTGATCAAAAAGCAGGTGGATTTGTTAATAATTTAGGTTTCCAATTAGAAAGAGCATATACACCTGTAATCGAATTCTTTCCGATAGATTTTTTATACCTAATATTTTTAGGAATCTTACTAGGATTCTTAGCAGAAATGTATTGCCAATATGTTTTAAAAATGCAAATCCTTGGAAACAAATGGTTTAAAAATAAAACTGTTCAAAGAATGAGTTTATCAGGATTATTACTTGGCTCAATGTATTCAATAATTCCAGAAAATTTTCACAATATCGAAGGATTGCAAAAGATTATTGTTAATGAAAATAGTAGTTTTACGCTCGCAATAAGTATATTTTTAGTTTTATTTTTTGCTTCTGGATTAGCAGCCGCATCTGGAGCTCCAGGTGGTTTATTTTATCCAATGCTAACTCTAGGAGGAGCGATAGGGTTAGCCAGCGGTATAGGAGTAGAAATATTTACGGGTCATGTACCAACTACATATATTTTTGCTGGAATGGGCGGATTTGTAGCTGGATGCTCAAGGACACCACTTACAGCAATGTTTTTAGCCTTCGCTTTAACTAAAAATCTTTTAATACTTAAACCACTTTTGATTACATGTATAGCCAGCTATTTAACTGCCAGAATATTTAATGAACATTCAATTTATGAAAGACAAATTACAATTGAAGAAAGAGAATTAACATAA
- a CDS encoding O-antigen ligase family protein: protein MINNASFLNIKNNCSNNVGWSCFQLGVFCLPSSALISYLFLLVALIDGSLKRRDLYWREYWNYPLLLVTFLMIIGCIRSHTGWLAWLGLFNWLPFFWCFWGLQPYLLTPERRKKCASWLVLGSLPVLITGFGQIWLGWEGPWKIFDGLIIWFISPGGEPIGRLSGLFDYANITAAWLSGIWPFCLASVVHPFIFGRNRAISCAFLISFVTAMILTDSRNAWGAIFLGLPLVFGSASWSWLIPLMLIGFLPVIIAVLPVFDFGIQQFARSIVPESIWMRLTDMQFADTRPFEATRIGQWKIGFNLIFEKPWFGWGAAAFSILYPLRTGLSHGHSHNLPLELAISHGLVVSLLINLFVFSLLLISFFYKIFNNLNLQKNIIVDRAWWTSTLILICFHATDIPLFDSRINILGWILLIGLRCMIYNSTINNNSLKKFEKALC from the coding sequence ATGATTAATAATGCTAGTTTCCTAAATATAAAAAATAATTGTTCAAACAATGTTGGTTGGAGTTGTTTTCAGTTAGGGGTATTTTGCTTGCCGTCTAGCGCGTTAATTTCTTATTTATTTTTGCTTGTAGCTCTCATTGACGGAAGTCTTAAAAGAAGAGATCTCTATTGGAGGGAATATTGGAATTATCCGCTTTTGTTGGTAACTTTTTTAATGATAATTGGTTGCATTCGTTCTCATACCGGTTGGCTAGCTTGGCTTGGTCTTTTTAATTGGTTGCCGTTCTTCTGGTGTTTTTGGGGCTTGCAACCATACTTGTTAACTCCTGAGAGAAGAAAAAAATGTGCTTCTTGGCTTGTTTTAGGAAGTCTTCCTGTTTTAATAACAGGCTTTGGTCAGATATGGCTTGGTTGGGAGGGCCCTTGGAAGATTTTTGATGGTTTAATAATTTGGTTTATTTCTCCAGGAGGAGAGCCTATAGGAAGATTGTCTGGGTTGTTTGATTACGCAAATATCACTGCTGCATGGTTATCAGGCATATGGCCATTCTGTTTGGCATCCGTTGTGCATCCTTTTATTTTTGGAAGAAACAGAGCTATTTCTTGTGCTTTTTTAATTTCTTTTGTTACCGCAATGATTTTGACTGACTCTCGAAACGCATGGGGTGCAATTTTTCTAGGTTTACCATTAGTTTTTGGTTCGGCATCATGGAGTTGGTTAATACCTTTAATGCTTATTGGTTTTCTTCCGGTGATTATTGCGGTTTTACCAGTTTTTGATTTTGGAATTCAACAATTTGCAAGGAGTATTGTTCCTGAATCTATTTGGATGAGACTAACTGATATGCAATTTGCTGATACAAGACCTTTTGAAGCAACACGTATTGGCCAATGGAAAATAGGATTTAATTTAATTTTTGAAAAACCATGGTTTGGGTGGGGGGCAGCGGCTTTTTCAATTCTTTATCCTTTAAGGACAGGGTTATCTCATGGTCATTCTCATAATTTGCCTTTAGAATTAGCAATTAGCCATGGTTTAGTAGTTTCTTTGTTGATAAATCTATTTGTTTTTAGTTTATTATTAATTTCTTTTTTTTATAAAATTTTTAATAATTTGAATCTTCAAAAAAATATCATAGTTGATCGAGCTTGGTGGACCTCCACTTTAATTCTTATTTGTTTTCATGCGACAGATATTCCATTATTTGATAGCAGAATAAATATCTTAGGTTGGATATTATTGATAGGTCTTAGATGCATGATCTACAATTCCACAATCAATAATAATTCATTAAAAAAGTTTGAAAAAGCTTTATGTTAA
- the ppk1 gene encoding polyphosphate kinase 1, whose translation MNGPKINNDTYINRELSWIDFNKRVLELAIEEETPLLEKIKFSSIFSNNLDEFFMVRVASLKSQVEGGISKRSQDGKSPEEQLIEIRSYLDPILKTQQHKTKKFIEEDFKKDNIFILEYEELNQRQKVWIDNYFTTAIFPILTPLAVDPSHPFPFISNLSLNLAGIIVDSELNKEQFTRIKIPGESISRFISIPVELHDNASTEYTGIAIEQIIANNLSMLFPGMDVKEYSFFRVTRDADLELRDIEADDLMSALEEGLRKRRKGGEVVRLEVSKNTPKVILDLLQEGMNIEKENLYQIEGLLALDELIELTTLNLPKLKFKKHQGITHNSLKNSQLREQEELDTRNKSNYQSIFSIIRRNDLLVHHPYNLFSTSVEEFIYQAAEDKQVMGIKMTLYRISKDSLIIDALIRAAEKGKQVMALVELKARFDEDNNIQWAKQLEQAGVHVVYGVIGLKTHTKIALIIRKEKNRLRTYFHIGTGNYNSKTSKTYTDFGLLSCQPELGQDLIELFNYLTGFAKQQSYRKLLVAPVTLRSGIEKLIKREINYAKNGLPAKIIAKMNSLVDPEIIKLLYIASQAGVKIELIIRGMCCLYPQKKDLSENIKVTSIIGRFLEHSRIFWFNNDGDAEVFIGSADWMRRNLDRRVEAVTPIEDNQIKKEIKYLLDSYLEANTDCWKMQSDGSYIKNQILNDKKKYIQEKIIKLYTKDENLKNI comes from the coding sequence ATGAATGGCCCAAAAATCAATAATGATACTTACATTAATCGTGAACTGAGTTGGATAGATTTTAATAAACGTGTTTTAGAACTTGCGATAGAAGAGGAAACGCCATTACTAGAAAAAATTAAATTCAGTTCAATATTTAGCAATAATTTAGACGAGTTTTTTATGGTTAGAGTTGCTTCATTAAAATCACAAGTAGAAGGTGGAATCTCAAAAAGAAGCCAAGATGGAAAATCTCCAGAAGAGCAACTTATTGAAATTCGAAGTTATTTAGATCCCATTTTAAAAACCCAGCAACATAAAACAAAAAAATTTATAGAAGAAGATTTTAAAAAAGATAATATATTTATACTTGAATATGAAGAATTAAATCAAAGACAAAAGGTTTGGATAGATAATTATTTTACAACTGCAATTTTTCCCATACTAACCCCCTTAGCAGTTGACCCTTCTCATCCATTCCCTTTTATAAGTAATCTAAGTTTAAATTTAGCTGGAATTATCGTCGATAGTGAATTAAATAAAGAACAATTTACCCGAATAAAAATTCCTGGAGAAAGTATTTCTAGATTTATAAGTATTCCAGTTGAATTACATGACAATGCATCAACAGAATATACAGGAATTGCAATTGAGCAAATCATTGCAAATAATCTATCCATGCTTTTCCCTGGAATGGATGTGAAAGAATATTCCTTCTTTCGCGTTACGAGAGATGCTGATCTAGAGCTTCGAGATATTGAAGCTGATGATTTAATGAGCGCACTAGAAGAAGGTTTACGAAAGCGTCGCAAAGGAGGAGAAGTAGTGAGGCTAGAAGTCTCTAAAAATACGCCAAAGGTAATTCTTGATCTTTTGCAAGAGGGGATGAATATTGAAAAAGAAAATTTATATCAAATTGAGGGCTTACTAGCATTAGATGAATTAATTGAATTAACAACTTTAAATCTTCCGAAACTAAAATTTAAAAAGCATCAAGGCATTACTCATAATTCACTTAAAAATAGTCAGTTACGAGAACAAGAAGAATTAGATACTAGAAATAAAAGCAATTATCAAAGTATATTCTCCATTATTCGACGTAACGATTTACTAGTCCATCACCCTTACAATCTTTTCTCGACATCAGTAGAGGAGTTTATTTATCAAGCTGCGGAAGATAAGCAAGTCATGGGAATCAAAATGACCTTGTATAGAATTTCAAAAGATTCTTTAATTATTGATGCACTAATAAGAGCTGCTGAGAAAGGAAAGCAAGTAATGGCTCTCGTTGAATTAAAAGCAAGATTTGATGAAGATAATAATATCCAATGGGCAAAACAATTAGAGCAAGCTGGAGTTCATGTTGTATATGGAGTGATTGGACTGAAAACTCATACAAAAATTGCTTTGATCATAAGAAAAGAAAAAAACAGATTAAGAACATATTTTCATATTGGGACAGGTAATTATAATTCAAAAACGTCTAAAACATATACGGATTTTGGCTTATTATCTTGTCAACCTGAGCTAGGTCAAGATCTTATTGAACTATTTAATTATCTGACTGGATTTGCAAAACAACAATCCTACAGAAAATTATTGGTTGCACCAGTAACTCTTAGAAGTGGAATAGAAAAGCTAATAAAAAGAGAAATCAATTATGCAAAAAATGGCTTGCCAGCAAAGATAATTGCCAAAATGAATTCTCTAGTAGATCCAGAAATTATAAAACTACTTTATATTGCATCACAGGCAGGAGTAAAAATTGAACTTATAATTAGAGGAATGTGCTGCCTATATCCTCAGAAAAAAGACTTAAGCGAAAATATAAAAGTAACCAGCATTATTGGTAGGTTTTTAGAACATTCAAGAATCTTTTGGTTTAATAACGATGGAGATGCAGAAGTATTTATTGGTAGTGCAGATTGGATGAGGCGTAATTTAGATAGAAGAGTTGAAGCAGTTACACCTATTGAAGACAATCAAATTAAAAAAGAAATTAAATATCTATTAGATTCTTATTTAGAAGCAAATACAGACTGTTGGAAAATGCAAAGTGATGGTAGCTACATCAAAAATCAAATTTTGAATGATAAGAAAAAATATATTCAAGAAAAAATTATTAAACTATACACAAAAGATGAAAATTTAAAAAACATTTAA